In the genome of Telluria beijingensis, one region contains:
- a CDS encoding TerD family protein translates to MTTYSRGQKGKLSDLGTGHVFNVDVEIAANGASVDVSCFGLDANDKLSDDRYMVFYNQLASPEGAVRLELGGGRARFAVNLDQLPASIAKLVFVAAIDGAATMRTLGASSLSLGSALRFPWSGADFGDEKALIVAELYRRDGQWRFGAVGQGFNGGLSALLANFGGTEAGSSTPAAPAPAPTPAPAPKPTVSLSKVTLDKRGDKISLDKRAGGGYGRIHVNLNWNQAAIAPPPASPPPPSSAARGGGFFDRLTSMAGDLANKAGEMANKAGAARKGRSGIDLDLGCMYELADGRRGLVQALGNTFGDYEREPFIQLDADDRTGAAANGENLFINGERFDKIKRAVIFSFIYEGAANWGVTNGVVTVTAPGQAPVEVKLDGGDRQIMCAIALIENRGGNLVITKLAEYFQQQGMTSAHELMDRHYGFGMRWKTGSK, encoded by the coding sequence ATGACTACCTATTCGCGCGGACAGAAGGGCAAGCTGTCCGACCTCGGCACCGGCCACGTGTTCAATGTCGACGTCGAGATCGCCGCCAACGGCGCCTCGGTCGACGTCTCCTGCTTTGGCCTGGACGCCAACGACAAGCTGTCGGACGACCGCTACATGGTGTTCTATAACCAGCTGGCCAGCCCCGAAGGCGCAGTGCGCCTGGAGCTGGGCGGCGGCCGCGCGCGCTTCGCGGTGAACCTCGACCAGCTGCCGGCCTCGATCGCGAAGCTCGTGTTCGTGGCGGCGATCGACGGCGCGGCCACCATGCGCACCCTGGGCGCCAGCTCGCTGTCGCTGGGCAGCGCGCTGCGCTTCCCATGGTCGGGCGCCGACTTCGGCGACGAGAAGGCGCTGATCGTGGCGGAACTGTATCGCCGTGACGGCCAGTGGCGCTTCGGCGCGGTCGGCCAGGGCTTCAATGGCGGCCTGTCGGCGCTGCTGGCGAACTTCGGCGGCACCGAGGCAGGTTCATCGACGCCGGCGGCTCCGGCACCTGCGCCGACACCTGCACCTGCACCCAAGCCGACGGTGTCGCTGTCCAAGGTCACGCTCGACAAGCGGGGCGACAAGATCTCGCTCGACAAGCGCGCGGGCGGCGGCTACGGCCGCATCCACGTCAACCTGAACTGGAACCAGGCCGCCATCGCGCCGCCGCCGGCCTCGCCGCCACCGCCTTCCTCGGCCGCGCGCGGCGGCGGCTTCTTCGACCGCCTCACCAGCATGGCGGGCGACCTCGCTAACAAGGCGGGCGAGATGGCCAACAAGGCCGGCGCGGCGCGCAAGGGCCGCAGCGGCATCGACCTCGATCTCGGCTGCATGTACGAGCTGGCCGACGGCCGCCGCGGCCTGGTGCAGGCGCTGGGCAATACCTTCGGCGACTACGAGCGCGAGCCCTTCATCCAGCTCGACGCCGACGACCGCACCGGCGCCGCCGCCAATGGCGAGAATCTGTTCATCAACGGCGAACGCTTCGACAAGATCAAGCGCGCGGTGATCTTCTCCTTCATCTACGAAGGCGCGGCCAACTGGGGCGTGACCAATGGCGTGGTGACGGTGACGGCGCCGGGCCAGGCGCCAGTCGAAGTGAAACTCGACGGCGGCGACCGCCAGATCATGTGCGCCATCGCGCTGATCGAGAACCGCGGCGGCAACCTGGTAATCACCAAGCTGGCCGAATACTTCCAGCAGCAGGGCATGACCAGCGCGCACGAGCTGATGGACCGCCATTACGGCTTCGGCATGCGCTGGAAGACGGGCAGTAAATAA
- a CDS encoding efflux RND transporter permease subunit has product MPQFFINRPVFAWVIALFIVLLGAIAIPQLPVERYPTVAPPTVSITAVYPGATPQTMNDAVVGLIERELSSVKNLLYFESSTDTTGSAQITATFRPGVDPDMAQVDVQNRIKAVEPRLPQTVRQNGLIVESTISNFLMFIALTSESGAFDETDLGDYMARNVVEELRRVEGVGKVQLFGAEKAMRIWVDPAKLISFNLSMTDVTGAIARQNAQIAPGRVGDAPAPPGQQITVPLTVEGQLSTPEQFRAIVLRANQDGSSVLLQDVARIELGSQSYGFSTRENGHVATAAGVQMAPGANAVATAAGVRERLAELGKAMPAGMKYSVPFDTAPFVEISIQKVVMTLLEAMVLVFLVMYLFLQNVRYTLIPALVAPIALLGTFTVMLMAGFSVNVLTMFGMVLAIGIIVDDAIVVVENVERLMATESLSPKEATQKAMREITGAVVGITLVLTAVFIPMAFASGSVGVIYRQFSLSMAVAILFSAFLALSFTPALCATLLKPIEGGHHEKKGFFGWFNRGFERLTGRYSSTTAALAKRAGRMMLAWLAIGIALAFAFGRLPSAFLPEEDQGYFMTSFQLPGDATVERTLEVVKAYEAHVASRPGLGDNESILGFGFSGSGPNAALAFTMLKDWDQRDGATAQQEVAAAQEAMNASREGMIMSLMPPAIDGLGNSSGFALRLQDRSGQGQAALLAAQDKLLGLAAQSPLLAGVYPEGLPPGVSVRLDIDRAKAQALGVSFADISDTLSAAMGSVYVNDFPNAGRMQQVIVQAEASARMQVDDVLKLNVRNVNGGMVPLAEVVKPVWTEAPPQLVRYLGYPSVRISGAAAPGASSGEAMAEMERLAGQLGPGFAVEWTGQSLQERESAAQAPMLMALSMLVVFLVLAALYESWSIPFSVMLVVPLGLIGAVAAVMLRGLPNDVFFKVGMITVIGLSAKNAILIVEFAKQLHEEGKGLLESAVEAARLRLRPILMTSLAFALGVVPLMIASGASAETQHAIGTGVFGGMVAATVLAVLFVPAFFVFVVGLQERIARWRTRK; this is encoded by the coding sequence ATGCCCCAGTTTTTCATCAACCGCCCCGTGTTCGCCTGGGTGATCGCCCTGTTCATCGTGCTGCTCGGCGCGATCGCCATCCCGCAACTGCCGGTGGAACGCTATCCGACGGTGGCCCCGCCCACGGTCAGCATCACGGCCGTGTATCCGGGCGCCACGCCGCAGACCATGAACGACGCCGTGGTCGGCCTGATCGAACGCGAACTCTCCAGCGTCAAGAACCTGCTGTATTTCGAATCGTCGACCGACACCACCGGCAGCGCCCAGATCACGGCCACCTTCCGGCCCGGGGTCGATCCGGACATGGCGCAAGTCGACGTCCAGAACCGCATCAAGGCGGTCGAGCCGCGCCTGCCGCAGACGGTGCGCCAGAACGGCCTGATCGTGGAGTCGACGATCTCCAACTTCCTGATGTTCATCGCGCTGACGTCGGAATCCGGCGCGTTCGACGAGACCGACCTGGGCGACTACATGGCGCGCAACGTGGTCGAGGAACTGCGCCGGGTGGAAGGCGTCGGCAAGGTGCAGCTGTTCGGCGCCGAGAAGGCGATGCGGATCTGGGTCGATCCGGCGAAACTCATTTCGTTCAATCTGTCGATGACGGACGTGACGGGCGCGATCGCGCGCCAGAACGCCCAGATCGCGCCGGGCCGGGTGGGTGACGCGCCGGCGCCGCCAGGGCAGCAGATCACGGTGCCGCTGACCGTCGAGGGCCAGCTGTCCACGCCCGAACAGTTCCGCGCCATCGTCCTGCGCGCCAACCAGGACGGCTCGAGCGTGCTGCTGCAGGACGTGGCGCGCATCGAGCTCGGCTCGCAAAGCTATGGCTTCAGCACCCGCGAGAACGGCCACGTCGCCACCGCCGCCGGCGTCCAGATGGCGCCCGGCGCCAATGCGGTGGCCACTGCCGCCGGCGTGCGCGAACGCCTGGCCGAACTGGGCAAGGCAATGCCGGCCGGGATGAAATACAGCGTGCCGTTCGATACCGCGCCTTTTGTGGAGATCTCGATCCAGAAAGTGGTGATGACCCTGCTGGAAGCGATGGTGCTGGTATTCCTGGTGATGTACCTGTTCCTGCAGAACGTGCGCTATACCCTGATCCCGGCGCTGGTGGCGCCGATCGCGCTGCTCGGCACCTTCACGGTGATGCTGATGGCCGGCTTCTCGGTCAATGTGCTGACCATGTTCGGCATGGTGCTGGCGATCGGCATCATCGTCGACGACGCGATCGTGGTGGTCGAGAACGTCGAGCGCCTGATGGCGACCGAGAGCCTGTCGCCCAAGGAAGCGACCCAGAAGGCGATGCGCGAGATCACCGGCGCGGTGGTCGGCATCACCCTGGTGCTGACCGCCGTGTTCATCCCGATGGCCTTCGCCAGCGGCTCGGTGGGCGTGATCTACCGCCAGTTCTCGCTGTCGATGGCGGTGGCCATCCTGTTCTCGGCCTTCCTCGCGCTGTCGTTCACGCCGGCCTTGTGCGCCACCCTGCTCAAACCGATCGAGGGCGGCCACCATGAAAAGAAGGGCTTCTTCGGCTGGTTCAATCGCGGCTTCGAGCGCCTCACGGGGCGCTACAGTTCCACCACCGCGGCGCTGGCGAAACGGGCGGGGCGCATGATGCTGGCCTGGCTGGCGATCGGCATCGCGCTGGCCTTCGCCTTCGGCCGGCTGCCGTCGGCCTTCCTGCCCGAGGAAGACCAGGGCTATTTCATGACCTCGTTCCAGCTGCCGGGTGACGCCACCGTCGAACGCACGCTCGAGGTGGTCAAGGCCTACGAGGCCCACGTGGCGTCGCGTCCCGGCCTGGGCGACAACGAATCGATCCTGGGCTTCGGCTTCTCGGGTTCGGGCCCGAACGCGGCGCTGGCCTTCACCATGCTCAAGGACTGGGACCAGCGCGACGGCGCTACCGCCCAGCAAGAAGTGGCGGCGGCCCAGGAAGCGATGAACGCCAGCCGCGAAGGCATGATCATGAGCCTGATGCCGCCGGCGATCGACGGCCTGGGCAACTCGTCCGGCTTCGCGCTGCGCCTGCAGGACCGTTCTGGCCAGGGCCAGGCGGCGCTGCTGGCGGCCCAGGACAAGCTGCTCGGCCTGGCCGCGCAAAGCCCGCTGCTGGCCGGCGTCTATCCCGAAGGCTTGCCGCCCGGCGTCAGCGTGCGCCTCGACATCGACCGCGCCAAGGCGCAGGCGCTGGGCGTGTCGTTCGCCGACATCAGCGACACCCTGTCGGCCGCCATGGGCTCGGTGTATGTGAACGACTTCCCGAACGCCGGCCGCATGCAGCAGGTGATCGTGCAGGCCGAGGCCAGCGCCCGCATGCAGGTCGACGACGTGCTCAAGCTGAACGTGCGCAATGTGAATGGCGGCATGGTGCCGCTGGCGGAGGTGGTCAAGCCGGTATGGACCGAGGCGCCGCCGCAGCTGGTGCGCTACCTGGGCTATCCCAGCGTGCGCATCTCGGGCGCGGCGGCGCCGGGCGCGTCGAGCGGCGAGGCGATGGCCGAGATGGAGCGCCTGGCGGGCCAGCTGGGCCCGGGCTTCGCGGTGGAGTGGACCGGGCAATCGCTGCAGGAGCGCGAATCGGCGGCCCAGGCGCCGATGCTGATGGCGCTGTCGATGCTGGTCGTGTTCCTGGTGCTGGCCGCGCTGTACGAGAGCTGGTCGATCCCGTTTTCGGTGATGCTGGTGGTGCCGCTGGGCCTGATCGGCGCGGTGGCGGCGGTGATGCTGCGCGGCCTGCCCAACGATGTGTTCTTCAAGGTTGGCATGATCACCGTGATCGGCCTGTCGGCCAAGAACGCGATCCTGATCGTCGAATTCGCCAAGCAGCTGCATGAAGAAGGCAAGGGCTTGCTGGAGTCGGCGGTGGAGGCGGCGCGCCTGCGCCTGCGGCCGATCCTCATGACGTCGCTCGCGTTCGCGCTGGGCGTGGTGCCGCTGATGATCGCTTCCGGCGCGAGCGCCGAGACCCAGCATGCGATCGGCACCGGCGTGTTCGGCGGCATGGTGGCGGCCACCGTGCTGGCGGTGCTGTTCGTGCCGGCCTTCTTTGTGTTCGTGGTCGGGCTGCAGGAACGGATCGCGCGCTGGCGCACCCGCAAATAA
- a CDS encoding MBL fold metallo-hydrolase yields the protein MEIIVLGTSSGTPTRQRNMSGLALRLRGARQWVLVDCAEGTQHRILRTPLSVMSLRAVFITHMHGDHCYGLPGLLASAGLLGRSEPLTIVGPPPLRTMIECIMQASELNLPYPLAWLTPDELADGPLLPELAVDATALSHRIPSWAYGFTEGALERKLDTDKLRADGVPSSALWGDIQQGRDVVLPDGRAIAARDYLLPPRRARRIVVAGDNDSPDLLAASAHGADVLVHEATYTEDVLQKIGPGPQHSSSMRIARFAQEAKVGNLVLTHFSPRYQEGGPMPLALLEEEARAQYDGHLLLARDLDHYVLDRLGELRRAVE from the coding sequence ATGGAAATCATCGTCCTCGGCACCTCGTCCGGCACGCCGACCCGGCAACGCAATATGTCCGGCCTGGCGCTGCGCCTGCGCGGCGCGCGCCAGTGGGTGCTGGTCGACTGCGCCGAAGGCACCCAGCACCGCATCCTGCGCACCCCGCTGTCGGTGATGAGCCTGCGCGCCGTGTTCATCACCCATATGCACGGCGACCACTGCTACGGCCTGCCCGGCCTGCTGGCCAGCGCCGGCCTGCTGGGCCGCAGCGAGCCCTTGACCATCGTCGGCCCGCCGCCGCTGCGCACCATGATCGAATGCATCATGCAGGCCAGCGAGTTGAACCTGCCCTATCCCCTCGCTTGGCTCACGCCCGACGAGCTGGCGGACGGCCCGCTGCTGCCCGAGCTGGCGGTCGACGCTACGGCGCTGTCGCACCGCATCCCGTCCTGGGCCTATGGTTTCACCGAAGGCGCGCTCGAACGAAAACTCGATACCGACAAGCTGCGGGCGGACGGCGTGCCCTCGTCGGCGCTATGGGGCGACATCCAGCAGGGCCGCGACGTGGTCTTGCCGGACGGGCGCGCCATCGCCGCCCGCGACTACCTGCTGCCGCCGCGCCGCGCGCGCCGCATCGTCGTGGCCGGCGACAACGACAGCCCGGACCTGCTGGCCGCCAGCGCCCATGGCGCCGACGTGCTGGTGCACGAGGCAACCTATACCGAGGACGTGCTGCAAAAGATCGGCCCCGGCCCGCAGCACAGTTCGTCCATGCGGATCGCCCGCTTCGCACAAGAGGCGAAGGTCGGCAACCTGGTGCTGACCCATTTCAGCCCGCGCTACCAGGAAGGCGGCCCGATGCCGCTGGCCCTGCTCGAGGAAGAGGCGCGCGCGCAATACGACGGCCACCTGCTGCTGGCGCGCGACCTCGATCACTACGTGCTCGACCGCCTGGGCGAACTGCGGCGCGCGGTCGAGTAG
- the rpsJ gene encoding 30S ribosomal protein S10 — protein MSAPNQKIRIRLKAFDYKLIDQSALEIVDTAKRTGAVVKGPVPLPTRIQRFDVLRSPHVNKTSRDQFEIRTHQRLMDIVDPTDKTVDALMKLDLPAGVDVEIKLQ, from the coding sequence ATGTCCGCTCCAAACCAGAAAATCCGTATCCGCCTGAAAGCGTTCGACTACAAGCTGATCGACCAGTCCGCACTGGAAATCGTCGACACCGCCAAGCGCACCGGCGCCGTCGTCAAGGGCCCAGTCCCACTGCCGACCCGCATCCAGCGTTTCGACGTGCTGCGTTCGCCACACGTGAACAAGACCTCGCGCGACCAGTTCGAAATCCGTACGCACCAGCGTCTGATGGACATCGTGGACCCGACCGACAAGACCGTTGACGCACTGATGAAGCTGGACCTGCCAGCTGGCGTCGACGTCGAAATCAAGCTGCAGTAA
- a CDS encoding sensor domain-containing diguanylate cyclase — MPYPTSSNPVVAMFGGYFRRRVLRQLALYLALMLALVWGGVAVEQARFATLAESGGKANVQNLSRAFSEEVKATVGLVDLSLVQLRATWQRDPANFARSVAEHARHLRVPMHITVTDAAGRLLYTDAVAGGSAAPQGLALGDLRQFAIHREHGGDRLYVSRAERSRISHQWTVQFTRPIRAADGRLAGVIAVAVPPDYFLRFYDSIDLGPDATVSLLRLDATVIARSSRADGNRHMGATLPDAPQTRDASTSGAFRRVSHLDGIERFYAWHKLPEYGLVVTVGQAVADAEARFAQQREVMRSAGAVVSLVLALLGWAAIGAADRRRRALKALAAAEARWKLALNAAGDGVWDSDVTTGLVTLSPNAQRILDSEHPVVSWFGNDSLAGLVHPDELPAVRAALRAHVDGLTADYAIEHRLRTRDGGWRWIEARGTVTERGERGEPLRMIGTFSNIDARKREEQRMRRMAHEDALTGLPNRVLLHDRMRQAILVAQREGHKVGLVYFDLDNFKPVNDTHGHAVGDRLLRMVAQRVRAALRESDTLARIGGDEFAVLLPRCHQPQDAERVAATILAHLEHPFDDAERTLRISGSLGYALYPDSGPGDGDPAESLLHCADLAMYDAKAHGRNRISGSYRTRIT; from the coding sequence ATGCCTTATCCCACATCGTCCAATCCCGTCGTGGCCATGTTCGGCGGCTACTTCCGCCGCCGGGTGCTGCGCCAGCTCGCGCTGTACCTGGCGCTAATGCTGGCGCTCGTCTGGGGCGGGGTGGCGGTGGAGCAGGCGCGTTTCGCCACGCTGGCCGAGAGCGGCGGCAAGGCCAATGTGCAGAACCTGTCGCGCGCCTTTTCCGAAGAGGTCAAGGCGACCGTCGGCCTGGTCGACCTGTCGCTGGTCCAGCTGCGCGCCACCTGGCAGCGCGACCCCGCCAACTTCGCGCGCAGCGTGGCCGAGCATGCGCGCCACCTGCGGGTGCCGATGCACATTACCGTCACCGACGCCGCCGGCCGCCTGCTGTACACCGACGCCGTGGCCGGCGGCAGCGCCGCCCCGCAGGGCCTGGCGCTGGGCGACCTGCGCCAGTTCGCGATCCACCGCGAGCATGGCGGCGACCGGCTCTACGTCAGCCGCGCGGAGCGCAGCCGCATCTCGCACCAGTGGACGGTCCAGTTCACGCGCCCGATCCGCGCCGCCGATGGCCGCCTGGCGGGCGTGATCGCGGTGGCGGTCCCGCCGGATTACTTCCTGCGCTTCTACGACAGCATCGACCTGGGCCCGGACGCCACGGTCAGCCTGCTGCGCCTGGACGCCACCGTGATCGCGCGCAGCTCGCGCGCGGACGGCAACCGCCACATGGGCGCGACGCTGCCCGACGCGCCGCAGACGCGCGACGCGAGCACGAGCGGCGCCTTCCGCCGGGTGAGCCACCTGGACGGCATCGAGCGCTTCTATGCCTGGCACAAGCTGCCCGAGTACGGCCTGGTGGTCACGGTGGGCCAGGCGGTGGCCGATGCCGAGGCGCGCTTCGCCCAGCAGCGCGAGGTGATGCGCAGCGCCGGCGCGGTCGTGTCGCTGGTGCTGGCGTTGCTGGGCTGGGCGGCGATCGGCGCGGCCGACCGCCGCCGGCGTGCGCTCAAGGCCCTGGCCGCGGCCGAGGCGCGCTGGAAGCTGGCGCTGAACGCCGCCGGCGACGGGGTCTGGGACAGCGACGTCACGACCGGCCTGGTGACGCTGTCGCCGAACGCCCAGCGCATCCTGGACAGCGAGCATCCGGTGGTGTCCTGGTTCGGCAACGACAGCCTGGCCGGCCTGGTGCACCCGGACGAGCTGCCGGCGGTGCGCGCGGCGCTGCGCGCCCACGTCGACGGCTTGACGGCCGACTACGCGATCGAACACCGGCTGCGCACGCGCGACGGCGGCTGGCGCTGGATCGAGGCGCGCGGCACGGTCACCGAGCGGGGCGAGCGCGGCGAGCCGCTGCGCATGATCGGCACCTTCTCGAACATCGACGCGCGCAAGCGCGAAGAGCAGCGCATGCGGCGCATGGCGCACGAGGACGCGCTGACCGGCCTGCCCAACCGCGTGCTGCTGCACGACCGCATGCGCCAGGCGATCCTGGTCGCGCAGCGCGAGGGCCACAAGGTCGGCCTGGTCTATTTTGACCTGGACAACTTCAAACCGGTCAACGACACCCACGGCCACGCGGTCGGCGACCGCCTGCTACGCATGGTGGCGCAACGCGTACGCGCCGCGCTGCGCGAATCCGACACGCTGGCGCGGATAGGCGGCGACGAATTCGCGGTCCTGCTCCCGCGCTGTCACCAGCCCCAGGACGCCGAGCGGGTAGCCGCCACGATCCTGGCGCACCTGGAACACCCGTTCGACGACGCCGAACGCACGCTGCGCATCTCCGGCAGCCTGGGCTACGCCCTCTACCCCGACTCCGGCCCCGGCGACGGCGACCCCGCCGAATCCCTCCTGCACTGCGCCGACCTCGCCATGTACGACGCCAAAGCCCACGGCCGCAACCGCATCTCCGGCAGCTACCGCACCCGCATCACCTAA
- a CDS encoding NAD(P)/FAD-dependent oxidoreductase — protein sequence MNTQRTDYDAIVIGGSYAGLSAALQLARARRKVLVVDAGQRRNRFASDSHGFLTRDGQPAAAIAREGRANVAAYPNVAWHDGLALDARPDADGFVVDLDGGASARGQRLVLATGVRDELPPIDGLAERWGQSVFHCPYCHGYELDEGRIGVLASGPLSVHQAQMLPHWGQVTLFTNGVCPLDEAQRADLQARGVQVDATPVVRLVDAATVVLADGRQEAMAGLFTFGRLHMASPLAERLGCAFEEGPLGRYIRTDEGRQTSVPGVFAGGDAMRAASSVALAVADGAMAGVGAHRSLLFGLAPASH from the coding sequence ATGAACACCCAACGAACTGACTACGACGCCATCGTCATCGGCGGCAGCTATGCCGGCCTGTCGGCCGCGCTGCAACTGGCGCGCGCGCGGCGCAAGGTGCTGGTGGTCGACGCCGGCCAGCGCCGCAACCGCTTCGCCAGCGATTCGCATGGCTTCCTGACGCGCGACGGCCAGCCGGCGGCCGCCATCGCACGTGAAGGCCGCGCCAACGTCGCCGCCTATCCCAACGTGGCCTGGCACGACGGCCTGGCCCTCGACGCCCGGCCGGACGCCGACGGCTTCGTCGTCGACCTCGACGGCGGCGCCAGCGCGCGCGGCCAGCGGCTGGTGCTGGCCACTGGCGTGCGCGACGAGCTGCCGCCGATCGACGGCCTGGCCGAGCGCTGGGGCCAAAGCGTGTTCCACTGTCCCTACTGCCATGGCTATGAACTCGATGAAGGCCGGATCGGCGTGCTGGCCAGCGGCCCGCTGTCGGTGCACCAGGCGCAGATGCTGCCGCACTGGGGCCAGGTAACGCTGTTCACCAATGGCGTGTGCCCGCTCGACGAAGCGCAACGGGCCGACCTGCAGGCACGCGGCGTGCAGGTCGACGCGACGCCGGTCGTGCGCCTGGTCGATGCCGCCACCGTGGTGCTGGCCGACGGACGCCAGGAAGCGATGGCCGGCCTGTTCACCTTCGGCCGCCTGCACATGGCCAGCCCGCTCGCCGAGCGCCTCGGCTGCGCCTTCGAGGAAGGCCCACTGGGCCGCTACATCCGCACCGACGAAGGCCGCCAGACCTCGGTGCCGGGCGTGTTCGCCGGCGGCGACGCCATGCGCGCCGCCAGCTCGGTGGCGCTGGCCGTGGCCGATGGGGCAATGGCCGGCGTCGGCGCCCATCGCTCGCTGCTGTTCGGCCTGGCGCCGGCGTCGCACTGA
- a CDS encoding YbaN family protein: MKLFYNVAGVLAVLLGILGIFLPLLPTTPFLLLASACFARGSERLHRWLLAHPVFGKYLANFEAGHGIPLKGKIVATVMLWGSMAWSTRHFDSVAILIMMVVIGACVSTYMWYYLPTLKLPPKTDPAEKS, from the coding sequence ATGAAACTGTTCTATAACGTGGCCGGGGTCCTGGCCGTCCTGCTGGGCATCCTCGGTATCTTCCTCCCGCTGCTGCCGACCACGCCCTTCCTGCTGCTGGCCTCAGCCTGCTTCGCGCGCGGCTCCGAGCGCCTGCACCGCTGGCTGCTGGCCCATCCCGTGTTCGGCAAGTACCTCGCCAATTTCGAGGCCGGGCACGGCATCCCCCTGAAAGGCAAGATCGTCGCCACCGTCATGCTGTGGGGCTCGATGGCCTGGTCGACACGGCATTTCGACAGCGTCGCGATCCTCATCATGATGGTCGTCATCGGCGCCTGCGTGAGCACTTATATGTGGTACTACCTGCCGACCCTCAAATTGCCGCCAAAGACCGATCCAGCCGAAAAATCCTGA
- a CDS encoding Rrf2 family transcriptional regulator — MKRDSKLSSVLHVLLHLAHSERPMTSEQMAAMLGTNPVLVRRVLAGLRERGYISSERGHGGGWSITCDLATVTLRDVYDAVGAPTVFAMGNRNEHSACLVEQVVNASLADAFQQAEALLVQRLGEVTLADLSRDFNRGYDRHPHRRPQDEHPTN, encoded by the coding sequence ATGAAACGCGACAGCAAACTCTCTTCCGTCCTCCACGTGCTGCTGCACCTGGCCCACAGCGAACGCCCGATGACGTCGGAGCAGATGGCCGCCATGCTCGGCACCAACCCGGTGCTGGTGCGGCGCGTGCTGGCCGGCCTGCGCGAGCGCGGCTACATCAGCTCGGAGCGCGGCCACGGCGGCGGCTGGTCGATCACCTGCGACCTGGCCACGGTGACCCTGCGCGACGTCTACGACGCGGTCGGCGCCCCCACCGTGTTCGCGATGGGCAACCGCAACGAGCACAGCGCCTGCCTGGTCGAGCAGGTGGTCAACGCCTCGCTGGCAGACGCATTCCAGCAGGCCGAGGCCCTGCTGGTGCAACGCCTGGGCGAGGTCACGCTGGCCGACCTGTCGCGCGACTTCAACCGCGGCTACGACCGCCATCCCCACCGGAGGCCCCAGGATGAACACCCAACGAACTGA